One window of Clarias gariepinus isolate MV-2021 ecotype Netherlands chromosome 21, CGAR_prim_01v2, whole genome shotgun sequence genomic DNA carries:
- the si:dkey-98f17.5 gene encoding uncharacterized protein si:dkey-98f17.5 isoform X2 yields the protein MSGNRKSRSLANTLETTITTPSERILKECHSLYIDDANGLVKIASSLGLRLLPPRKKIIVMIMGNHSAGKSSFINWYVEEHIQKTGVAIETQGFTFITSGRKRESLTGNATLHLYPHFRPLLEFKGLTDYLSAEISTSKQKKFSLVTFVDTPGLVDGDMVYPFDVNSAITSFGEQADLIFVFFDPMGQALCKRTLNIVEKLSEKCGDKLRFYLSKADEAGRETDRQRVMMQIVQELCRRPGLNKCGFEMPTIYIPNPQRPSRCVNQIDEVCETIEKSINQAVQKTLDQLEKDCDLIASSISDKLEQDRNNVKYNKSSRFNSFLCWFLAIFLPAVFIISFLVNTFGPEDLRALVGEQIASALYIIM from the exons ATGTCGGGCAATAGAAAAAGCCGCTCACTAGCCAACACTTTGGAAACAACTATAACCACACCGAGCGAGAGGATTCTTAAAGAATGTCACAGTCTGTATATCGACGACGCAAACG GCCTGGTGAAAATAGCCTCCAGCCTCGGCCTGAGATTGCTGCCACCTCGAAAGAAGATAATAGTGATGATTATGGGTAATCACTCTGCGGGGAAAAGCTCCTTTATTAACTG GTATGTCGAGGAGCACATTCAGAAGACAGGCGTCGCCATAGAAACGCAAGGATTCACATTCATAACCAGCGGCAGGAAACGAGAATCGCTAACC GGCAATGCCACGCTGCATCTTTACCCACATTTCCGACCACTCCTGGAGTTTAAAG GACTCACGGATTACTTGTCGGCTGAAATCTCCACCTCAAAGCAGAAGAAGTTCAGCCTGGTGACGTTTGTGGACACGCCCGGCCTCGTGGACGGAGACATGGTGTATCCGTTTGACGTCAACAGCGCCATCACGTCATTTG gcGAGCAGGCGGACCTGATCTTCGTGTTTTTCGACCCGATGGGCCAGGCGCTGTGTAAGCGAACGCTCAACATCGTGGAGAAGCTGAGTGAGAAGTGCGGAGACAAATTACGCTTCTACCTCAGCAAAGCTGACGAGGCAGGACGCGAGACTGACAGGCAG AGAGTCATGATGCAGATAGTTCAAGAGCTTTGCCGCAGACCGGGGCTCAACAAATGCGGCTTTGAAATGCCGACCATATACATCCCCAATCCACAGAGa CCGAGCAGGTGCGTGAATCAGATCGACGAGGTGTGTGAAACAATAGAGAAGAGCATTAACCAGGCGGTGCAGAAGACCTTGGACCAGCTGGAGAAGGACTGTGACCTCATCGCCTCGTCCATTAGCGATAAGCTGGAGCAGGACAG GAATAACGTGAAATATAACAAGAGCAGCCGCTTTAACTCCTTCCTGTGCTGGTTTCTGGCCATCTTCCTTCCTGCTGTCTTCATTATCAGCTTCCTCGTTAATACGTTTGGACCCGAGGACCTAAGAGCCCTGGTGGGGGAGCAGATTGCTTCTGCACTCTACATAATTATG TAG
- the si:dkey-98f17.5 gene encoding uncharacterized protein si:dkey-98f17.5 isoform X1 — MSGNRKSRSLANTLETTITTPSERILKECHSLYIDDANGLVKIASSLGLRLLPPRKKIIVMIMGNHSAGKSSFINWYVEEHIQKTGVAIETQGFTFITSGRKRESLTGNATLHLYPHFRPLLEFKGLTDYLSAEISTSKQKKFSLVTFVDTPGLVDGDMVYPFDVNSAITSFGEQADLIFVFFDPMGQALCKRTLNIVEKLSEKCGDKLRFYLSKADEAGRETDRQRVMMQIVQELCRRPGLNKCGFEMPTIYIPNPQRPSRCVNQIDEVCETIEKSINQAVQKTLDQLEKDCDLIASSISDKLEQDRNNVKYNKSSRFNSFLCWFLAIFLPAVFIISFLVNTFGPEDLRALVGEQIASALYIIMAVVLYLWEWIPEDGQVVAVITFGAMCYFFLFLARYFARQHSKTLNKKEKKTLMECSEYVKDVLKAKKKKLYEEYLKQCAAEYDFN, encoded by the exons ATGTCGGGCAATAGAAAAAGCCGCTCACTAGCCAACACTTTGGAAACAACTATAACCACACCGAGCGAGAGGATTCTTAAAGAATGTCACAGTCTGTATATCGACGACGCAAACG GCCTGGTGAAAATAGCCTCCAGCCTCGGCCTGAGATTGCTGCCACCTCGAAAGAAGATAATAGTGATGATTATGGGTAATCACTCTGCGGGGAAAAGCTCCTTTATTAACTG GTATGTCGAGGAGCACATTCAGAAGACAGGCGTCGCCATAGAAACGCAAGGATTCACATTCATAACCAGCGGCAGGAAACGAGAATCGCTAACC GGCAATGCCACGCTGCATCTTTACCCACATTTCCGACCACTCCTGGAGTTTAAAG GACTCACGGATTACTTGTCGGCTGAAATCTCCACCTCAAAGCAGAAGAAGTTCAGCCTGGTGACGTTTGTGGACACGCCCGGCCTCGTGGACGGAGACATGGTGTATCCGTTTGACGTCAACAGCGCCATCACGTCATTTG gcGAGCAGGCGGACCTGATCTTCGTGTTTTTCGACCCGATGGGCCAGGCGCTGTGTAAGCGAACGCTCAACATCGTGGAGAAGCTGAGTGAGAAGTGCGGAGACAAATTACGCTTCTACCTCAGCAAAGCTGACGAGGCAGGACGCGAGACTGACAGGCAG AGAGTCATGATGCAGATAGTTCAAGAGCTTTGCCGCAGACCGGGGCTCAACAAATGCGGCTTTGAAATGCCGACCATATACATCCCCAATCCACAGAGa CCGAGCAGGTGCGTGAATCAGATCGACGAGGTGTGTGAAACAATAGAGAAGAGCATTAACCAGGCGGTGCAGAAGACCTTGGACCAGCTGGAGAAGGACTGTGACCTCATCGCCTCGTCCATTAGCGATAAGCTGGAGCAGGACAG GAATAACGTGAAATATAACAAGAGCAGCCGCTTTAACTCCTTCCTGTGCTGGTTTCTGGCCATCTTCCTTCCTGCTGTCTTCATTATCAGCTTCCTCGTTAATACGTTTGGACCCGAGGACCTAAGAGCCCTGGTGGGGGAGCAGATTGCTTCTGCACTCTACATAATTATG GCAGTAGTGCTGTATCTGTGGGAGTGGATCCCTGAAGACGGGCAGGTGGTGGCCGTGATCACCTTCGGCGCGATGtgctacttttttcttttcctcgcCAGGTATTTTGCACG CCAGCACAGTAAAACTTTAaacaagaaagagaagaagactCTTATGGAGTGCAGTGAATATGTTAAGGATGTCCTGAAAGCCAAAAAG AAGAAACTCTATGAAGAATATTTAAAGCAGTGCGCAGCCGAATACGACTTCAACTGA